The following proteins are encoded in a genomic region of Necator americanus strain Aroian chromosome II, whole genome shotgun sequence:
- a CDS encoding hypothetical protein (NECATOR_CHRII.G5943.T3): protein MMSTDSVFLLSGVRTPIASFRSSFSTVRATELATIAASAAITRAELPIDAIEESFVGCVLTADCGQNVARQISIAVGIPKTSQAVTVNKVCSSSMKALAFAHLSIKSGYRRKVLVVGCENMSQVPFYLQRSEIPYGGTAVIDGLLRDGLEDPTLRTPMGLCAEKSAKDYDISRGSQDEFAIQSYTKAAAAWKNGLFAEEVVPVTIKLKKGAEIVVSEDEEYKKLVEAKVSTLNPVFLKDGSGTITAANASSLNDGAAAAVVVRGDQIPQGVIPLAEVVAFAEAGGEPVDFTVAPVWAVKKLLEEVNMTVKDVSLWEINEAFSVTALVFIKELNLDPAKVNVKGGAVALGHPLGMSGLRIVLSLAHSLASGAFGVAAICNGGGEAMATAQFTCGKELLCDFQAAHIFELGFDGVLDKGTFLQYVSSAAQLCRKEEVAITIWGFQFNTRGEEKMMRQWRRKRNKRMEKTKMKGNTYTAVKNLDALHILIKTLNGKLADRKGEISRSIMAMLVKGALAALGGAFVYANLPTRLTIGAIAPTAAYLSEAKLIPISDESRFDEGNILQASSLFSKGPTMVMAVRRPGCMLCRKEAAELSTLEPNMKAAGINLIAVVHETKGVNDFKPYFKGEVYFDKERHFYGPNQRWLPLWMGFLRVGSYVNIYKARQAGYHGNTDGEGRLLGGVYLVANNELVFAHLEQEWGDAASISEVRRAIEKFKKDCTTTFVIVFSLVRKRCND from the exons ATGATGTCTACTGATTCG gtatttcttctttctggagTCCGAACTCCAATTGCTTCATTTCGCAGCTCATTTTCAACGGTCAGGGCAACAGAACTTGCAACAATAGCAGCCAGTGCAGCCATTACTCGAGCAG AGTTGCCCATTGATGCAATCGAAGAGTCCTTTGTTGGTTGTGTGCTAACTGCAGACTGCGGTCAGAATGTTGCACGACAGATCAGCATTGCCGTCG GTATACCTAAAACATCCCAAGCTGTAACGGTGAATAAAGTATGTTCTTCCTCGATGAAGGCTTTAGCCTTCGCTCACTTGTCAATTAAAAGTGGTTACCGAAGGAAAGTGCTTGTTGTGGGATGTGAGAACATGAGCCAG GTTCCGTTTTATCTGCAACGCAGCGAAATACCATACGGTGGAACTGCTGTCATT GATGGATTGCTTAGAGACGGTCTTGAAGATCCCACTCTCAGAACACCGATGGGATTATGTGCTGAAAAATCTGCTAAG GACTACGACATAAGTCGTGGATCTCAAGATGAATTCGCTATCCAGAGTTATACAAAGGCAGCAGCTGCGTGGAAG AACGGTCTTTTTGCTGAAGAAGTTGTACCGGTCACAATAAAGCTTAAAAAAGGTGCTGAAATTGTGGTATCGGAGGAtgaagaatataaaaaattagtTGAAGCAAAA GTCTCAACGCTCAATCCTGTTTTCCTAAAAGATGGCTCAGGGACAATCACTGCTGCTAATGCTTCTTCACTCAATGATGGTGCGGCGGCTGCCGTGGTTGTTAGAGGAGATCAGATTCCACAAG GTGTCATACCTCTCGCAGAGGTAGTGGCCTTCGCGGAAGCTGGAGGAGAACCTGTAGATTTTACCGTCGCTCCAGTGTGGGCAGTCAAAAAG CTTCTTGAAGAGGTGAATATGACCGTCAAAGATGTTTCGTTGTGGGAGATCAATGAGGCGTTTTCGGTCACAGCACTAGTTTTTATAAAAGAGCTGAATCTCGATCCTGCCAAAGTGAATGTCAAAGGGGGTGCTGTTGCGCTAGGACATCCACTCGG GATGTCTGGGCTACGAATTGTGTTGTCCCTTGCACATTCACTGGCTTCTGGTGCTTTCGGGGTTGCAGCTATTTGTAACGGAGGAGGAGAGGCCATGGCT ACTGCACAGTTTACTTGCGGCAAAGAACTGTTATGTGACTTCCAAG CTGCACAC ATATTTGAGCTGGGCTTTGACGGAGTGCTGGACAAaggcacctttttgcaatacgTATCGTCCGCCGCACAActgtgcag GAAGGAGGAGGTAGCAATCAC GATCTGGGGTTTCCAGTTCAACACAagaggagaagagaaaatgatgCGACAGtggagaaggaaaaggaacaaGAGAATGGAGAAGACCAAAATGAAAGGGAATACATATACTGCTGTCAAAAACTTGGATGCATTGCACATTCTTATCAAAACCTTGAATGGAAAGCTGGCTGATCGGAAAGGAGAAATCTCAAGG AGCATTATGGCAATGCTCGTGAAAGGAGCGCTTGCAGCGCTAGGTGGCGCGTTTGTTTATGCAAACCTCCCTACAAGACTAACTATTGGTGCCATTGCTCCTACCGCTGCTTATCTTTCCGAGGCGAAGTTGATTCCGATCTCTGACGAATCCCGTTTTGATGAGGGGAACATATTGCAG GCTTCTTCGTTGTTTTCTAAAGGCCCGACTATGGTGATGGCAGTGCGTCGCCCAGGATGCATGTTGTGTCGAAAAGAAGCTGCGGAGCTGAGCACGCTTGAACCAAACATGAAAGCAGCTGGGATCAATTTG ATCGCGGTAGTGCACGAAACGAAAGGGGTGAATGACTTCAAGCCGTATTTCAAGGGAGAAGTTTATTTCGACAAAGAG CGCCATTTCTACGGACCGAATCAGCGTTGGTTGCCGTTATGGATGGGATTTCTTCGTGTAGGATCTTACGTAAATATTTACAAGGCAAGGCAAGCAGGATATCACGGGAACACAGATGGAGAAGGACGGTTGCTTGGAG GAGTGTATCTTGTTGCCAATAACGAATTAGTATTTGCTCATCTCGAGCAGGAATGGGGAGATGCTGCAAGTATTAGTGAAGTTCGAAGAGCGATTGAAAAGTTCAA AAAAGACTGCACTACTACATTTGTGATAGTATTCTCTCTTGTACGTAAGAGGTGTAAT GATTAA
- a CDS encoding hypothetical protein (NECATOR_CHRII.G5943.T1), which yields MAMLVKGALAALGGAFVYANLPTRLTIGAIAPTAAYLSEAKLIPISDESRFDEGNILQASSLFSKGPTMVMAVRRPGCMLCRKEAAELSTLEPNMKAAGINLIAVVHETKGVNDFKPYFKGEVYFDKERHFYGPNQRWLPLWMGFLRVGSYVNIYKARQAGYHGNTDGEGRLLGGVYLVANNELVFAHLEQEWGDAASISEVRRAIEKFK from the exons ATGGCAATGCTCGTGAAAGGAGCGCTTGCAGCGCTAGGTGGCGCGTTTGTTTATGCAAACCTCCCTACAAGACTAACTATTGGTGCCATTGCTCCTACCGCTGCTTATCTTTCCGAGGCGAAGTTGATTCCGATCTCTGACGAATCCCGTTTTGATGAGGGGAACATATTGCAG GCTTCTTCGTTGTTTTCTAAAGGCCCGACTATGGTGATGGCAGTGCGTCGCCCAGGATGCATGTTGTGTCGAAAAGAAGCTGCGGAGCTGAGCACGCTTGAACCAAACATGAAAGCAGCTGGGATCAATTTG ATCGCGGTAGTGCACGAAACGAAAGGGGTGAATGACTTCAAGCCGTATTTCAAGGGAGAAGTTTATTTCGACAAAGAG CGCCATTTCTACGGACCGAATCAGCGTTGGTTGCCGTTATGGATGGGATTTCTTCGTGTAGGATCTTACGTAAATATTTACAAGGCAAGGCAAGCAGGATATCACGGGAACACAGATGGAGAAGGACGGTTGCTTGGAG GAGTGTATCTTGTTGCCAATAACGAATTAGTATTTGCTCATCTCGAGCAGGAATGGGGAGATGCTGCAAGTATTAGTGAAGTTCGAAGAGCGATTGAAAAGTTCAAGTGA
- a CDS encoding hypothetical protein (NECATOR_CHRII.G5943.T2), whose protein sequence is MMSTDSVFLLSGVRTPIASFRSSFSTVRATELATIAASAAITRAELPIDAIEESFVGCVLTADCGQNVARQISIAVGIPKTSQAVTVNKVCSSSMKALAFAHLSIKSGYRRKVLVVGCENMSQVPFYLQRSEIPYGGTAVIDGLLRDGLEDPTLRTPMGLCAEKSAKDYDISRGSQDEFAIQSYTKAAAAWKNGLFAEEVVPVTIKLKKGAEIVVSEDEEYKKLVEAKVSTLNPVFLKDGSGTITAANASSLNDGAAAAVVVRGDQIPQGVIPLAEVVAFAEAGGEPVDFTVAPVWAVKKLLEEVNMTVKDVSLWEINEAFSVTALVFIKELNLDPAKVNVKGGAVALGHPLGMSGLRIVLSLAHSLASGAFGVAAICNGGGEAMAVLIRKT, encoded by the exons ATGATGTCTACTGATTCG gtatttcttctttctggagTCCGAACTCCAATTGCTTCATTTCGCAGCTCATTTTCAACGGTCAGGGCAACAGAACTTGCAACAATAGCAGCCAGTGCAGCCATTACTCGAGCAG AGTTGCCCATTGATGCAATCGAAGAGTCCTTTGTTGGTTGTGTGCTAACTGCAGACTGCGGTCAGAATGTTGCACGACAGATCAGCATTGCCGTCG GTATACCTAAAACATCCCAAGCTGTAACGGTGAATAAAGTATGTTCTTCCTCGATGAAGGCTTTAGCCTTCGCTCACTTGTCAATTAAAAGTGGTTACCGAAGGAAAGTGCTTGTTGTGGGATGTGAGAACATGAGCCAG GTTCCGTTTTATCTGCAACGCAGCGAAATACCATACGGTGGAACTGCTGTCATT GATGGATTGCTTAGAGACGGTCTTGAAGATCCCACTCTCAGAACACCGATGGGATTATGTGCTGAAAAATCTGCTAAG GACTACGACATAAGTCGTGGATCTCAAGATGAATTCGCTATCCAGAGTTATACAAAGGCAGCAGCTGCGTGGAAG AACGGTCTTTTTGCTGAAGAAGTTGTACCGGTCACAATAAAGCTTAAAAAAGGTGCTGAAATTGTGGTATCGGAGGAtgaagaatataaaaaattagtTGAAGCAAAA GTCTCAACGCTCAATCCTGTTTTCCTAAAAGATGGCTCAGGGACAATCACTGCTGCTAATGCTTCTTCACTCAATGATGGTGCGGCGGCTGCCGTGGTTGTTAGAGGAGATCAGATTCCACAAG GTGTCATACCTCTCGCAGAGGTAGTGGCCTTCGCGGAAGCTGGAGGAGAACCTGTAGATTTTACCGTCGCTCCAGTGTGGGCAGTCAAAAAG CTTCTTGAAGAGGTGAATATGACCGTCAAAGATGTTTCGTTGTGGGAGATCAATGAGGCGTTTTCGGTCACAGCACTAGTTTTTATAAAAGAGCTGAATCTCGATCCTGCCAAAGTGAATGTCAAAGGGGGTGCTGTTGCGCTAGGACATCCACTCGG GATGTCTGGGCTACGAATTGTGTTGTCCCTTGCACATTCACTGGCTTCTGGTGCTTTCGGGGTTGCAGCTATTTGTAACGGAGGAGGAGAGGCCATGGCTGTATTGATTCGTAAAACATAA
- a CDS encoding hypothetical protein (NECATOR_CHRII.G5944.T1), which translates to MFGRTNISVSRKLSLSSTIRNKDVFIVGAARTPIGSFRSQLATISSPELGSVAIKAAVERSGLKPEEVREVYMGQVCQANVGQAPARQASLAAGLHTSTVCTTVNKVCSSGLKAIMLAAQQIQIGNQNVVIGGGMESMSQVPFYLDRGDTTYGGIRLIDGIVKDGLTDAYDKCHMGNCGEKTARELVISRDMQDEYAIGSYRKAAAAWKSGIMNAEVVPVTVKTRKGTFSVDMDEEFSKVNFDKMKLLKAVFQKDGTVTAGNASTLNDGAAAVLLASEQALKEHNAKPAARIVAYADAATHPLDFAVAPPLLVPKMLRAAGLKMTEIDQWEVNEAFSVVALAFIKQVGCDPERVNPHGGAVSLGHPIGMSGARLITHLVHSLKSGQRGLAAICNGGGGASGMIIEKL; encoded by the exons ATGTTTGGTAGGACGAACATTTCTGTTTCCCGGAAGCTGAGCCTCTCATCCACCATTAGAAATAAG gatgtTTTCATTGTTGGAGCAGCTCGCACCCCTATCGGCTCATTCCGATCCCAGCTTGCAACTATTTCTTCTCCAGAGCTGGGAAGTGTTGCTATAAAAGCCGCTGTGGAAAGAAGCGGTTTGAAACCAGAAGAAGTTAGAGAG gTGTATATGGGGCAGGTTTGTCAAGCTAATGTTGGCCAGGCACCTGCTCGACAAGCTTCCCTTGCCGCTG GTCTTCATACTTCAACGGTTTGTACAACGGTCAATAAAGTGTGTTCATCAGGTCTTAAGGCGATTATGCTTGCTGCTCAACAAATTCAAATAGGAAATCAAAAT GTTGTCATTGGTGGTGGAATGGAAAGTATGTCTCAAGTTCCTTTTTATCTGGATCGCGGCGATACTACATACGGAGGAATACGCTTGATA GATGGAATAGTGAAAGATGGGCTCACGGATGCTTACGATAAGTGTCACATGGGTAATTGTGGAGAGAAGACTGCTAGAGAACTTGTAATCAGCAGAGATATGCAAGATGAGTACGCTATTGGAAGTTACAGAAAGGCTGCTGCTGCGTGGAAG AGTGGTATCATGAACGCCGAGGTCGTGCCAGTAACAGTGAAAACTCGTAAAGGAACATTTTCAGTTGATATGGACGAAGAGTTTTCAAAGGTAAATTTCGACAAGATGAAGCTGCTCAAAGCTGTTTTCCAGAAAG ATGGCACGGTAACGGCCGGTAATGCCTCGACGTTAAATGATGGGGCAGCCGCTGTGCTACTCGCTAGTGAGCAAGCTCTGAAAGAACACAACGCGAAACCGGCTGCTAGAATAGTAGCATACGCAGATGCTGCCACACATCCACTTGACTTTGCAGTTGCCCCCCCACTTCTTGTGCCGAAG ATGTTACGAGCTGCTGGCTTAAAAATGACGGAAATTGACCAGTGGGAGGTGAACGAGGCATTCTCGGTCGTAGCCTTAGCGTTCATCAAACAAGTTGGATGCGACCCAGAGAGGGTTAACCCACACGGAGGAGCTGTTTCTCTTGGACATCCTATTGG AATGTCTGGCGCTCGTCTTATCACCCATCTAGTGCACTCACTGAAGTCCGGTCAAAGGGGGCTCGCTGCAATTTGCAATGGTGGAGGCGGCGCTAGTGGGATGATAATAGAAAAGCTCTAA
- a CDS encoding hypothetical protein (NECATOR_CHRII.G5944.T2): MSLVLVDERTMLHSIQKRRIVLRTENEDKMNWTEMIRFGSIVGTRDGSTTRSLHTSTVCTTVNKVCSSGLKAIMLAAQQIQIGNQNMLRAAGLKMTEIDQWEVNEAFSVVALAFIKQVGCDPERVNPHGGAVSLGHPIGMSGARLITHLVHSLKSGQRGLAAICNGGGGASGMIIEKL, translated from the exons ATGAGTCTCGTGCTCGTAGATGAG CGGACAATGCTGCATTCCATTCAAAAACGACGGATTGTATTAAGAACAGAGAACGAGGATAAAATGAACTGGACGGAAATGATTCGATTTGGATCGATTGTTGGGACAAGGGATGGTTCGACAACACGAA GTCTTCATACTTCAACGGTTTGTACAACGGTCAATAAAGTGTGTTCATCAGGTCTTAAGGCGATTATGCTTGCTGCTCAACAAATTCAAATAGGAAATCAAAAT ATGTTACGAGCTGCTGGCTTAAAAATGACGGAAATTGACCAGTGGGAGGTGAACGAGGCATTCTCGGTCGTAGCCTTAGCGTTCATCAAACAAGTTGGATGCGACCCAGAGAGGGTTAACCCACACGGAGGAGCTGTTTCTCTTGGACATCCTATTGG AATGTCTGGCGCTCGTCTTATCACCCATCTAGTGCACTCACTGAAGTCCGGTCAAAGGGGGCTCGCTGCAATTTGCAATGGTGGAGGCGGCGCTAGTGGGATGATAATAGAAAAGCTCTAA